GATATGATTTCAATTCTACCTACGTCAGTTTTATAGATGTAAATACCAATTTTGAAATCTTCGAAATAACTTGTATTAATAATGGATACCGTATTATCGTCATCTACTGTTTCTTCCACGCTACAAACTGGATCCTTTTTGAGCCAATTTATTATATTTTCGTAAAGTGAAGTGACATTTCTAATCTCGGACATTATTATACTATAATATTATACTATATTAATAACTACTGCGGCTTTTGAAGGTAGTTCGCACTTTGATGCGCTGTTGTTAAACCTGTAACGAACGCGGTTACGATTAAATTCGATAAACCTTAGTTTTCTTTTAGTTCCTTTTCTGTTGTCCCCTCTTTTAGTTTACTTGATTGGACACCATTTATGATCTGTCGGATTAAGATTAGGAGATTAAACCAACAATATTTTTTATGGCCATTTTCAGGAAAAAAAATTGAAAAATTGTTCAATCAAAGTCCACAAAAACTAGTAAGATTGATTTTTTATCATCAGGATTTATGGTGTATCTCTAGACAATCTTCATTTCATGAAGCCTAGGAGTAAATAGATCTGTAATATTTCTGTTTTGATGCACCATATACAGCAAAGGTAGATAAGCAAGTATTGTTATGCATAGTCCAATATTTATGAAATATACCTCAAAAACTTTTACTGTGACAGTCTCCGCGACACTGCTCTTTACAATTGTCACACTAAATATAAGTAGCATATAATCTCAATGAGATAATTCTACGTTTGATCGGGATTCCTTTTTTTCATGATTAGCTAATTCTACCTCCGATTCCTATCTAGTATTTTTAACCTTCCAGATGTAACCGGAACTTATACCAATACGGATACCGGTCATAAAATTACTTTTCCCTCTAATTGGACTGGAAAGCAAATATCATTTGTCCAAGATTTGGTAGTGGTTAGTCCCTAGGTTATTGATGTGGAATCAAAAGTAGAACCTGAAGCTACAATGATGGTAAACACAATTACCCAAGAATATAATGATATGATCAGAAACAATGGGATTAAATTTTTCTAATAAATCTGATGAGCGGCTTGTTTAACCAAACAGATAACCCCTTTGAACAAGATAATGAATCATGCCGACCACGATCAGCATCTTCTATGGTAACCATAACGGTGCAATAGCAGAAGAATATGTGTATAATTGTACAATTGGTGGATCAGCTTATACTAAGGCATACGCTTTTGCAACATCAGATGATATTCTAATCGTTATAGCTTTTACAGGAGATCCGACCACTTTTGACAGATACTCACCAGAATTCGAAAACTCCGTGAAAACTGGAGAAATCTCAAACCCAATAGATATTACCAAATGTGAATCATATAGTATTATAAAGAGAACGGTAGAAGGTTTTGGATGATGATTCTTTCTCGATGTGTGACTTTTGGCAGAATAGATATGATAATTAACAAACTATCGATTGTAGATTGAAATCAATTATACTAAGAGCTACCTCAATGGTAAATTTTTATTCAATTTAGATGCTATCCACAAGAAGAACATCCAATTTTACTTTTTATCTTCTAATTCCCATCTTTTTCTTCTACCTAAGTAATGTGATTGACTCTAATTCAAAAGAACTCAGAGTAATCCCGTCGTGTAAATCTGATCTCTAATAGATCACAAACCCGCTATGATCTATGATTCAAATCTTTGGGAGTCTTAGTTTGGAACACTCTGGATGTTGAACATTAATTTTATCAGATTGTTGTACAAAATGCAGCAATTCACTGGTTGGGACTGATGCAATAATAAATTCTTTTGTATCATGGCTCCGCATCTCTATCTTTTATCATCTGAGAATACCTATCGATTGTCAATTTTAATCCTTCATTTATGTCAATAGTGGGACTCCACTCGAACTTTTTCATTACTTTACCTATATCTGCAACCATTTCGACCACATCGTTTGGCCTGAAAGAAGAATTATACTCTATAGATATTTTTTTATTAATAATTGACTCGATAACTCTTAAAATATCCTCTAAATTATAGCTTTTCCCGTAGCCCACATTATACACGTTATAGCCTTCTGGAAAATTGAGTAAAATTTTATGAACAAGGTTAACAAAATCATCAACAAAGAGAAAATCTCTACGGGTATTTTTTTTACTTAAAATTACCTTTTCATTGTTCATAACTTTTCTGATGGCGGATGAAATAAAAGAAGAATTGTGTGACGGGCCATAAATATAAAAGGGTCTTAATGTTACTATATTTAGTTTATAATCCTCAGAGTAATACTTACATAATTTTTCTGAAATCAATTTACTTTTATTGTAAGGCGAATGCGGACATAGTGGATGGTTTTCATCGATAGGAATGTATTTAGGGTTTCCATAAGTATAGGTGCTGATATTAATAATATTCTTAATTTTTCTTTTTATAGCGTAATCTAAAATATTAAGTGTACCAACTATATTAGTATAATAAGTGTCATACGGATTTGAAATGGAATCTAGGATAGAAGTCTTAGATGCCAAGTGAATCACTGTATCTACTTCGTCAATATCTAGAAGTTGACTTTTTTCTAAAACATTAATTCGTCGTCCATTATTTTTATTAGTTGTAAGGACTGTATAGTTACTTTGTAATTTTTTAACTAAGCTAGTCCCTATGAATCCTGTATGGCCAGTTACTAATATCTTCAATATGGTCTCATTTTATCCCGTATGATTGTTTCACTAATACAGCCATAACTCAGATTTATAATTCCTATACCAATCCATTAGTAACGAAATACCCTGCTCAAACTCAATTTTAGGAACAAAATCCAATGATTTCTGCGCTTTGGATATATCTGCAAATAATCTTTGAACTTCAGTAGGACGAGCGTCAACGTGAATAGTACTTAATTTTTTTTCATTACCAGAATATTTCAATATCAATTCTGCAATCTCGTTCACTGATTTTTCGGTTCCAGTGCCAAAATTAATCCCATATTTACCTGGGTTGTCATTTGATTTCAAAACTTTATCATAAGCATTAACCGCATCGTCAACATACATATAATCTCTTGTTTGATTTCCATCACCATATATTATAGGTGGTTTATTCTGCAGCACTCTATTTATGAAAATAGCAATAACACCACCATATCCTGAGTCCTTTTGTCTGGGTCCATAGAAATTGAAACATCTTATTATATCTATTCCTAAATCGTATGTTTCATTATAAGTATAACATAATCTATCTGCCGCGATCTTACTCACTCCATAAGGGTGTTGCGCGGCCAACGGATGATCTTCGTCCATAGGAACGTACTTTGCTGATCCGTACACCTCACTTGTTGAAGCAAAAAGGATTTTGTTGATATCATTCATACGTGCATATTCTAAAATTTTCATTGTCCCCGATACGTTTATGTCAAAGGTTTCTTCGGGATTTACAATGGAGCGATCAACGTGGATTTGAGCCGCCAGATGTATTACAGCATCTAGATCGTTTGGAATTTTGCTGTACAAATCCCTGTTTCGAATATCGTCGTGAATAAACTTGAAGTTTTTTCTATGTAATAAAGTTCGAACATTGTTCAGGTTTCCGTTTAGTAAATTATCTATTCCGTAAACTATATGATCTTCATTTACGTATTTCTCCGACAGATGGCTACCTAAGAATCCCGCAGCCCCAGTTATCATTATCTTCATAAGGCAATATAGCCGAGAGCTGTTCTATGAAGTTTTTTATTTTATAAATCGATATGTTCAAACGGAATTTGTGATATTAAAGATCTGTCACAAAAGCAAAACTCTATTCGATAAAATTAAACACTATTTCATTAAACATCGTATTTCTTATTACTAGAACAATGACAATGAGTTGTAATACATCTTGTATTATGATATCTGAAACATGTTTTGAAAGTTTAAAATTAGTCGTAAGAAGGGAGGACTCAACAGTCGAACATCAAGCCTGGAAAGATAATCTAATCCGCTCTCAGCAGAGTGGTTTGCACTAAAAATCATTAATAATTGACTTTATCCCAATGAAGGATTCTGATGTATTGAAAGCCTCTTTTATTTTATCAATAGAATAGGTATTACTAATTAAACTGTGCAAATCAATTTCCCTGGAATCTACAAGGTCCATAGCTTCTTTCAAGTTGACTGGATTCGAGCTAAAACTTCCGCTAATTGATACTTGATTATAATGAAGAAAGTTAGGATCTATATTAATTGAAGAAGATTTTTTTTGATGGTATAATTTATTTTTAAAACCAGAGAATAAAATTATCCTTCCGTTCTTATTTACTAATTTAAGAGCAGATTTTATACACCCTGGGTTGTTATTTGATATGAAAATCAAATTAGGCGAAAATCTACCATTAATTTCTTTAATTTGATTTAAACCGTTACTTAACTCTGAATCATCATCAGATAAAATTACTAAATCGGCTCCAAGTTTCTTAGCAGTTTCCAACCTGTGTTTAATCTTTCCAATCATCGTTACGCTAATTTTTAGAAATCTTTTTAACAACATGAGCTGCATTAATCCAATAGGGCCATCTCCAAATATAATAGCAGATTCAAACTCCATATCCTTAACTTGGTTTACACTATTAATACAACAAGCCAATGGCTCAATTAGTGATGCCTCTTCGTTTGTAATATTATCTGATACAGGGATGATACCGCCGATTTCAAACACCTTTTTTGGAATTGCGATATACTCAGCAAATCCACCATTTATTGTAGAGCCCACTTCTTTCAAATTATTGCACAGGTTGAATTTTCTCTTATGACAATACCAGCACTCAAGACAGGGGATTACAGGATAAATTGACACTCTCGTTTGAGGTTTTAGATATAAATTACTGCTTTTATATTCCTCCACCAACTCTGCGCAAATTTCATGTCCTAATATTACGGGGGGAGTGACCTTGAAATTTCCATTTCTATAGGTCCTAACATCGTAACTACAAACAGAGCAGGATAGTACTCTTAAAAGATTCATATCGTTTTTGCACGCTTCATTAAAGTCTAAATTTTCTAACCTAATATCATTTGGCCCATAATAAACTGCAGCGTTCATTCTTTCTCCTTTTTATATATTAGAGGCGTTATAATTATTATATACAATTTCTAATTAAGATTTTATATGAGTAGATTTTTTGATCCCCACATCCACACTTACTCTCGAACGACTGATGATTACGAAAGGATGTCTATCGCGGGAATAGAAGTCATTGTTCAACCATCTTTTTGGCTGGGTTCCCCACGTACATCTGTAGGAACTTTTGTGGATTATTGGGAACATCTGATTTCCTATGAGACAAAAAGAGCAAAAGAATTCGGAGTAGAACATTTTGTCTGTGTTTCGGTAAACCCAAAAGAATCGGTTGTCAGACCGTTGGCAATTGAAGCACTTGAAGTGATGAGGGAGAAAGGATTCATAAACAGAGAAAGGGTTGTGGCAATCGGTGAAATAGGTTATAATTTAATAAATGATTTAGAAGAAGAGATTTTCATAAGGCAACTAGAGATATGCCGGAAAGAAAAACTATTAGCATTAATTCATCTACCACACCAAAACAAACGAGAGGGCATGAGTAGAATGGAAAGAATTTTTCAAGAAAATAAATATGATCTCAACAAAATATTGATTGATCACAATACTGAGGAAACCATAAAAAAAACACTAGATATGGGTGCCTGGGCAGGCATATCCGTCTACCCTGTTACAAAATTATCTCCGGATAGAGTTATCAAAATTGTCGATAATTACGGAAGTGATAAAATAATGATCAATAGTGCAGCAGATTGGGGTATTTCTGACCCACTTAGCGTCCCCCTAACCGCAAGGGAAATGAGGAAGAATGGTTCTAAATATGAGGACATTGAAAAAATTACATTTTCGAATGCTTATGAATTTTTTAAACAATCTGATAAATTTACATGGAGACCGTGATCGAAATATCATACCATCGTTAAAGTGTTATTTGAACTAACAGAGAAAAAAAGCACTGAATAGATAACAATTTTTTTGGAAAAAATCAACATGCACCCTTGAACAGATCAAATGTCCTTTTATGATTCGGTTCCAAGTTAAACTACACTTACAATTTACAATTCAGCAGGTCATATCATGACGGATGTTAAGAAATGTAGATAGATGAAAAGACCTAACCAATGAAATTTCGGTAAGTGTTATATATATTTACTCGTAATTCCTCAACTTTCCTTTAAATAAGGATATTATAGTATGCACAATCGCAGCGGTAGCCAGTAAAATAATGCCCAACAATGAAAAGCCTATGGAAATGATTATCATATTTGTGGATACGTACCTCGTTGATGAAAACAAATCTAGTGCATTATACAAATAAAATGATGAAAAACACAAAAGTATCAAACCAGGGACGCCGTAAAATAGTAAAGGATGTCTAAAAGATAAGGACTGAATTACATGGCTAATAACGCTCCATCCAAGTTTCAACGGGTTATGAGTAGATTTATCATTTATATCGTATCTTTTAGTAGTTATAGGAACCTCCACTATTCTCAGATTAGAATCGTTTGCCTTGAGTAAAATTTCTGTAGATATCGACATTCCATTTTCTACTAAGTGTAATTTAGATAAAGAATTTGCAGAATAGGCTCTAAAACCACTTGTTGCGTCAGTGATCTTGTCATAACAACCGGCTTGGGTAAATCTTGTAATAGTTTTAATACCAAAAGTTCTATATCTAGGGACATTTGTCTTATCAGCACTAGTAAGGAACCGTGAACCAATCACTATGTCAGCTTTATTTTCGAGTAAGGGTTGTAAAAGGCGTGGTATTTGATCTGGATCATGCTGTCCATCAGAATCCAAAGTAATCACGATATCTACCTTCATGAGAATCGCATTTTGAAACAGCGTATTTAAAGCTCTACCATATCCCCGATTTCTAGCATTTCTAATAACTAGGGCGCCATTTTTTTCAGCCACTTCGGCGGTTTTGTCTGCAGAACCATCATCGTAAACTAGAACTTCAGGAGAAAAAGCTTTTGCTTTCAAAATAATTTCCGCAATATTTTCTTCTTCATTAAATGCCGGGATCGCTATCAGGATTCGTTTAGATTGATTGGTTTCTGGGGATTGATTTATTGCCATGTCAGTTCCTCTTAACCGGTAATTGAACCATATCTAAGATGGTC
The DNA window shown above is from Candidatus Nitrosocosmicus arcticus and carries:
- a CDS encoding glycosyltransferase family 2 protein, with translation MAINQSPETNQSKRILIAIPAFNEEENIAEIILKAKAFSPEVLVYDDGSADKTAEVAEKNGALVIRNARNRGYGRALNTLFQNAILMKVDIVITLDSDGQHDPDQIPRLLQPLLENKADIVIGSRFLTSADKTNVPRYRTFGIKTITRFTQAGCYDKITDATSGFRAYSANSLSKLHLVENGMSISTEILLKANDSNLRIVEVPITTKRYDINDKSTHNPLKLGWSVISHVIQSLSFRHPLLFYGVPGLILLCFSSFYLYNALDLFSSTRYVSTNMIIISIGFSLLGIILLATAAIVHTIISLFKGKLRNYE
- a CDS encoding alcohol dehydrogenase catalytic domain-containing protein — protein: MNAAVYYGPNDIRLENLDFNEACKNDMNLLRVLSCSVCSYDVRTYRNGNFKVTPPVILGHEICAELVEEYKSSNLYLKPQTRVSIYPVIPCLECWYCHKRKFNLCNNLKEVGSTINGGFAEYIAIPKKVFEIGGIIPVSDNITNEEASLIEPLACCINSVNQVKDMEFESAIIFGDGPIGLMQLMLLKRFLKISVTMIGKIKHRLETAKKLGADLVILSDDDSELSNGLNQIKEINGRFSPNLIFISNNNPGCIKSALKLVNKNGRIILFSGFKNKLYHQKKSSSINIDPNFLHYNQVSISGSFSSNPVNLKEAMDLVDSREIDLHSLISNTYSIDKIKEAFNTSESFIGIKSIINDF
- a CDS encoding TatD family hydrolase, coding for MSRFFDPHIHTYSRTTDDYERMSIAGIEVIVQPSFWLGSPRTSVGTFVDYWEHLISYETKRAKEFGVEHFVCVSVNPKESVVRPLAIEALEVMREKGFINRERVVAIGEIGYNLINDLEEEIFIRQLEICRKEKLLALIHLPHQNKREGMSRMERIFQENKYDLNKILIDHNTEETIKKTLDMGAWAGISVYPVTKLSPDRVIKIVDNYGSDKIMINSAADWGISDPLSVPLTAREMRKNGSKYEDIEKITFSNAYEFFKQSDKFTWRP
- a CDS encoding GDP-mannose 4,6-dehydratase, whose translation is MKIMITGAAGFLGSHLSEKYVNEDHIVYGIDNLLNGNLNNVRTLLHRKNFKFIHDDIRNRDLYSKIPNDLDAVIHLAAQIHVDRSIVNPEETFDINVSGTMKILEYARMNDINKILFASTSEVYGSAKYVPMDEDHPLAAQHPYGVSKIAADRLCYTYNETYDLGIDIIRCFNFYGPRQKDSGYGGVIAIFINRVLQNKPPIIYGDGNQTRDYMYVDDAVNAYDKVLKSNDNPGKYGINFGTGTEKSVNEIAELILKYSGNEKKLSTIHVDARPTEVQRLFADISKAQKSLDFVPKIEFEQGISLLMDWYRNYKSELWLY
- a CDS encoding NAD-dependent epimerase/dehydratase family protein encodes the protein MKILVTGHTGFIGTSLVKKLQSNYTVLTTNKNNGRRINVLEKSQLLDIDEVDTVIHLASKTSILDSISNPYDTYYTNIVGTLNILDYAIKRKIKNIINISTYTYGNPKYIPIDENHPLCPHSPYNKSKLISEKLCKYYSEDYKLNIVTLRPFYIYGPSHNSSFISSAIRKVMNNEKVILSKKNTRRDFLFVDDFVNLVHKILLNFPEGYNVYNVGYGKSYNLEDILRVIESIINKKISIEYNSSFRPNDVVEMVADIGKVMKKFEWSPTIDINEGLKLTIDRYSQMIKDRDAEP